The Morococcus cerebrosus sequence GCCCGATTTCGGCGTTTCCAAGCCCGCAATCAGCCGCAAAACCGTCGTCTTGCCGCAGCCGCTCGGCCCGAACAAGGCTTTCACTTCGCCATGTTGCAGGTTCAAACTGAAATCGCGCACGATGGGGTCGCGGAGAATTTCAAAACGCACGTTTTCAAGACAGAGCATCATCTCCTCCACGGCATAAACAAAATTTCCAAAGGCTTGGTAATCAGGTATTCAAACAGCGACACAAACACGATAACCAGCACCACATAAGCCATCACCGTCGAAGTCTCCAGCATCGCCCTCGCGTCCGCAATCCGCGCGCCCACGCCTTCGCTCGCGCCCAAGAGTTCCGCCATAATCACCACCTTCACCCCCATCGCCACCGCCACGCCGATGCTGGAAATCACATAGCCCGTCAGATGCGGGATATACAGATAGCGGATTTTTTTCAGACGGCCTAATTTATAAGCGTCAAACAATTCCTCATGCTGCTTGTTCACACTCGCCATCCCGACCGCCGCACTCGCAAACGTCAGCGGCACAACCAACACAATGATGGTAAACAACACGCTCGGATTGCCGAAACCGAACCAAAACAGAGCCATCACCACCCAAATAATCGGCGGCATCGCCAACAAAACCGTAATCACAGGCTTGAGCAACGCCATCGCCGTCTTAAAACTGCCCGCCACCAGCCCCGCCGCCAATCCCGCCGCCAGCGCAACCGAAATACCCACCACCGACCGCCACAGCGAAATCCCGATTTCGTTTTCCTGAAAATGTTTCAATAAATCCAAAGACTTTTGAAACACCTCCACCGGCGCAGGCAGCATAAACTCACCGAACACGGCACTGCCCCACGCCCACAACGCTACCACCACCATCGCCACACTCAGACCGGCAAAGCCGCTCCAAAGGTAGTCGATGATGTAAAACACCGCAGGCTGCGGTTTGCGGATTTTGTCGGTTTTAATCATGGTTTGAGTGTTGGTTGGTGGGGATGGTCTGGGAACGGTAGGTCGTCTGAAAAAATGCTTACCTACTTCTCAGGCGACCTATCCGATATTTTTAAGACAAACTGATTCCTCGGGAGCGTTCCTGCTGCACCATTTCCTGCTGTTGTACTGAAGCCAGTTCCGCCTGACGGACTTCTTCTCTGTATGCAGCCACTCCTTTCTCATATATTTCACTGCTGCCTGGATTCTCTGCCAACAACTGTTTGGCAAACGAACCGTCTGTATCGTTCAGCAATCCGTTAACGATATACTTGAACCTTTCTTCCGCAGATTGGGGGCAGTTTGATTCCGCAACTTCGATACTGTTTTTCCCCGTATCCTGACTGTCCATTCCTGCGTAAATTCCTTGCTCTAAAGAGGTGCTCATTGCCAACCACTCCTTTTGTTCGACAGCGTCTTGGGCATCTGCAAACGTTTTGGAAAGCGAACGCCATTGTGCCGCATGTTTCAGCCAGCCCAATGCCCGCTTTTGATCTTCTGCATCAACACGTCGGGCGCCTGCCGCATACCCGTGAACAGGCACATTATATGGAGTAATGGATTTAGGTTGTGGCTGATATTTGCCATTTTTATCAACTTCGATCGAACCGTCAGCAAAATCGGCAACGGTCAGGTATAGCGAGGCACTCGCCGCCACTGCATCCGGCCCGTCTCCCTGAGTCTTGGCAAGATCCTGCCATACTCTTTCCTGTGTCTCTTTACCGTGCCCGTATTTGGCCAGCAGGCGCATAGGTTCTTCAAGCGTCCAATTTTCAATGCTCAAATCGTGTTTGATAAATACTTTCCTATGAAATTCTCGGATTCCCTCAAATTTAACATCGGTATCGGTTTGCCCCGTTTGCTCCATTTGAACGGCTAATGCGTCGAGATAGCCTCGGGCCATATCGATACGGATTTCATTCAGCTTGCCTTCACTGAATTT is a genomic window containing:
- a CDS encoding ABC transporter permease — protein: MIKTDKIRKPQPAVFYIIDYLWSGFAGLSVAMVVVALWAWGSAVFGEFMLPAPVEVFQKSLDLLKHFQENEIGISLWRSVVGISVALAAGLAAGLVAGSFKTAMALLKPVITVLLAMPPIIWVVMALFWFGFGNPSVLFTIIVLVVPLTFASAAVGMASVNKQHEELFDAYKLGRLKKIRYLYIPHLTGYVISSIGVAVAMGVKVVIMAELLGASEGVGARIADARAMLETSTVMAYVVLVIVFVSLFEYLITKPLEILFMPWRR